The following DNA comes from Palaemon carinicauda isolate YSFRI2023 chromosome 27, ASM3689809v2, whole genome shotgun sequence.
TTTAGGAAGGCAGTTTGGCGGTCTTCAGAATATTTCCTGTCAAACTTAAAATAGTTTCAGCATTCTTCCCCTTTGTGGAAAGAACCTAGTCAAGTTATCTTCAAAAGCAAATTAAGCTCTTCAATGCCAGAAAATAACCCTTGTATTTTTGTTTAATGTAACCTCGTGCTCATATACTGTATTTTTGCAGCAATTGCAACAACAGCAATAAAAGCTGCAGTTTCTAGTTAACTGCAGGTCAAAcctcttagacatgtccttattcatgtctggggtttggccagtattcaacaaattgtgatggtgggagactgttgtCTGTTCAGTAACATCAACTAACCTTGTATGgggtgccctgactagtacagctttgctgatcttggcgtttcacaaaccttttcaccacgttaaggtatccccactcaaaaagagatatacagtgtatgcataaactgtgtaatatatatatatatatatatatatatatatatatatatatatatatatatatatatatgtatatacatatatatatatatacatatatatatacatatatatatatatatatatatatatatatatatatatatatatacatacatatatatatagtttattttacatGACACATTTCTTTGTTGATCTTGATGAATTTTTCGAAGAATATTTTTGATTTCCTTTGATGTATTGCATGAAGAGACGACCAGTCAATCAAAATTTCTGTGGTTTGACGAAGGAACGTTAGTTACAAATAGGATATTCACACTAACCTTACAGTTTGTGAAATCTGTTTTTTAAACATAGAAAAGAAGAAAGTGCTGCAATAGCGGTGGCGGAATTAAATGGATTTCTTAAATTTTCCTTAAATTTTTGATATCGATATTATTCGATGTTCTACTTGTGTTTTGCATACAAGCTCTGTTTTGGAATGACATGGTAGTTCAATTGACTTCGAAACGTAACAGGGCAAGAATTATAGCTTGTAACTATGCAACGGACATGTGGAAAGTATATAACTGTCTGGGAGAGTTATAAATGATGGTATTCTTACGGATATCTAAGTGAATGTGATGAagctatatattattatatctttCATTAACAATGGCTTAAGGTGTATTATGGAGGACTTTTCAGACGTTAGTCTATCTGGGTATCCTTTTCCAGAGGATGTCGTAAGATGTTAACTGCTTTGACAATGCTTGTCTTATTGTGGTGTACTTCTTTTTAAGGGTGCCAATGATTCACATCAATCAAGTTTAAAATatgaaggtttttttattttatttacaaaaatcttttaattctttaagccacatatatatattattttgtatgtaaaatctTTTGGATGTTGAGCAATTTATTATAGTATGAAATTTAGTGAAATTTACTAAACATTATATGTGGAGCACCATAGTATTGTGTGATGTAAAATTTGTctatatctaaggaaagaaagagaaaactaattctaagaaagaaaaacATTCCTGTCAtgaaagaaaaatctgatgagttaaatttacaaataaaattagaCACTTCCTGCTgcttgatgaaatggaagcaattaaagaagaaatgcaTAGTGATTTTATCAAAATTTGTATATGAATCAGAAAAGGATATAGGTAGAAGAGTTccgaaacaagatcaaggaaagctatcagagaacaccaaaaatctaataaagaaaagattggaaatgaaggtcCAATCCAAGAGAAATGAAATATAAGTAGCAGAACTATCCAAGGCACTAAACTAACTAAAATCCCAAGGCCttcgtaaacacaattagaccaaaatttaggaaacactaaagacAGGTAGAAGCATCATGTTAATAAGAGAAGACTTGGAactgggtgccaacagatatttgttttaaagggTGAAAAGGAAACTATTATCAGTAAAAGAGATGGGGTGATAAAAGataaagaggatttctatacaacgcTATACAATaacgatataagaaaataaatttgcGAATTCTGAAATTCCTTAGCCGGTAACAAAAGTTATATtagaagtatacatacatacatacatacatacatacatacatatatacatacatacatacttacttacttaTATAAAGCGTGAATACGCACATatctatatttttccttatttaaagTGTATGCAGCCAACGTGGGCACGCTCGGGATTTTTACATGTTTTGTTCAACTTTTGGTGGTGATACCTCCTACTGCAAACCCGCCCATCAACCTTTAAATTGATACTAGCTTCTGGTGGAGTTAAGAACAGGAACTAATAACCCGAACTCTAAGTACATTTTGGGAACCTTAAAGGTGCATCATTTTGGCGTCTTATCCTTTAAAGCTGATAgaagtgtatgatatatatatatatatatatatatatatatatatatatatatatatatatatatatatatatatatatatatacacatgtatacatatatatatatacatatatatatatatatatatatatatatatatatatatatatatatatatatatatatactttatatatatatatatatatatatatatatatatatatatatataagtatatatatatatatatatatatatatatatatatatatataaatatatatatatatatatatatatatatatatatatatatatatatatgtatacatgtgtatatatatatatataaaatataatatatatatatatatatatatatatatatatatatatatatatatatatatatatatatatatatatttatatatatatatataattaaacttttaTGTTCTTGTGAACTAAATATGTTTTTGTTAACTAAACATGTTTTGACTGCAACGAGGTGAAAATGTTAATAACAAGGACAATGTTGTTTAATTTTGACCCTTTGGTgaacctttttttatttgtttttgtttatttttttttttaaagcaaatatacAGTACGTTTCTGTTTTGATTTGAACAGGGTTGTGCTGTGATACCTAGTCCATATTAATTTCTGTTCCTGTGTGTATTATTGCTCTTTTATCTTCATTTTCAGTTACAGGAATACTCGATTCATTCTTAAATTTTGTAAACAGGTTAagtaatatttaaatgtttttaagaCTTGTTACGAACATTTACCTAAGTGATATATATAAAGACTATTTTAAAAGTTTAGTTCCAAATACATTTGTAATGAAAAATTTCCTTAAGTATTTTTTTTAGGTCAATCATACCTTAAgtctcattaaaatttatttttacaaaaatactttatttatacaACAATAAACTATAAAGCATTCTGATTGTAGACAGAAAGCCTTTGAAGGGCATAAGGAATAAATGAGGATTGTAGGATTGTTGAGGTTATTGGCCTGCTGATAGGgtggtagacttttttttttttaacttagaatGGAGCTCCATAGGATTCAGAGGGAGGACCATATGCATCGCTTGGAGCAGATGGTGCACCATAGCCATTGCTTGGTGCAGATGGTGCGCCATAGCCGTTGCTTGGTGCAGATGGTGCACCATTTCCATTAGAACCATAACCATTGCCATTACCATTTCCATTACCGTTCTTCTTTCCGTTCTTTCTACCGTTGCCATTACCGTTCTTCTTGCCATTTCCATTTGAACCATAACCATTGTTTCCATTACCGTTACCGTTTCCATTTGAACCATATCCGTTgttgccattgccattgccattgctCTTTCCATAACCGTAAGGCTGGACTCCGATGAGTTCGTTAACAGAGTAGAAGTCTTCAGCATCAGCGCAGTCGAAGTTGAACCACCAATCACAGACGAGGTACTGTTGGTTGAAGATGGTtccgttggggcagaggaaggaATCCTGCTGGCGGCGTCCATTGGGTCTGtcctggcagatgtggaagacctggcagccAGCTTCAGCGTCAGTGTCGGCGTAATATCCAGGAACATTCTGGGCGTTGCAGTCGAATCCGGTGTCAGGGACAGAGGCCAAGATAGGGTAGTCTTCTCCAGGGATACCACCTCCAGGGATGTTCTCAGCCAGGGCAGCAATGGCAGGATCTACTCCATAGGCATTTTTGGGAGGACCATAGGCACTGCTTGGCGGGGGTCCATAGCCGTTGGAAGGAGGACGCTGATCAGCAGCTGCCAAGCTGAGAAGAGCTGGAATAAGAATCATGATTCTTTATTTGCCTTGTTTAAAGAGGAAAATAATTCATTTTGTTATGTGTTACCACTGTTTTTGAGGTATATAGTGCTTAAGCAGTGTCAATATTATTACTCTAAGCCATAATACATCAAAATCTGAAGATTTTTAGCAAAGTATTTAGAAATTTCACAGTATGTTCTGAAATGCTCTTGAGTAGCGTCAACAATGGTAGTTACAGTGAATAGTACCACGAGTGAATAATTTGAATCAaatttcggcaaaaaaaaaaaatatatatatattttatgacttACCGAAAACTGCGAGACCTTTCATGGTTTCTTTGCTGGACAAGAGGAAGAACTTATTCTTAGAAAAGAATCAGATGATCTTGTGATGGTTTGAGTGCAGACTTCGTATATATACCGGCAGTCGTGTTTGACGTCCCCCGAGCGTTCTTAGCGCCTCCCCTATGACCTTGCTGGTCAGGTCCAAAACGAGATTAGGCCTCGTGTGACCACTGCGATCGAGTTCTTAGATATTCTATGTTAATGTAGAACATTGGATTTATAAGTCTATTATTTCGATTTTACGAAACTATGGATATAGATGCAATATTATTACTTTTAGTGATCTTTTTAAATtttgattacaactctctctctctctctctctctctctctctctctctctctctctctctctctctctctctctctctctctctcagtgtagttTAGTAACATGTGATGTTTTAGAAATATAGTTTTTATTCCTGTTGGGTTTATTCGCTCTAAGTGTTATTCTATTTTTTGCTGTGTTATGCACAAATCTGTGTTTCTATTTTGAAATATTAGTCGAAATATTGAAACAATTATCTATGCTTGTTTTGTATCTTAAATACAAAATGATAATTTTGCTGTTATTCGTTAGTGATAGTGGATATCTGCTTTCCCAAGTTGAatctttttctgtttttaatagaaatgattttctttttatttatttttttttttaccatatacttAAAGTCCTTCGTGGATTGGTCGTCATCTCCGAAAGGTCTTCTTATAGATTTTTGTGAATCTTGGagaatatttgatatggcatcatCACAAATGACAATACATATCACTGCTTTCTTGCAGCTTTTCCACAATGATGTAGAAAGGCAATAGATTAAATTAACTGCATCAAATATACATCGAGATGATTGATAAAACGGAATACAATAACATTCCGATAATCATTTAGATTGGAAAGGAATCAAATGGGTAGCAAGGAAGTGTGGTTGTTTATATTGGAACAATTTTAGGAAGGCAGTTTGGCGGTCTTCAGAATATTTCCTGTCAAACTTAAAATAGTTTTGCGCATTCTTCCCCTTTGTGGAAAGAACCTAGTCGAGTAATCCAGAAAAGCAAATTAAGCTCTTAAATGCCAGAAACTAACCCTAGTATTTTTGTTTAATGTAATATCCTGCTCATATGGTGTATTTTTGCagcaattacaacaacaacaaaaaaagctGCAGTTTCTAGTTAACTGCAGGTCAAAgctcccagacatgtccttattcatgtctggggtttggccagtattcaactgatggtgacggtgggagactgtTGTCTGTACAccaactaacctagtatggggtgccctgactagtacagctttgctgatcttggcgtttcacaaaccttttcaccacgttaaggtatccccactcagaaagagatataCAGTGTATGCATGaactgagttatatatatatatatatatatatatatatatatatatatatatatatatatatatatatatatatatatatatatatatatacacacacacacatgtatatatatatatatatatatatatatatatatatatatatatatatatatatatatatatatatatatatatatatatatatatatatatatatatagtttattttacatGACACATTTGCTTTGTTGATCTTGATGTGAATTTAGAAGAATATTTTTGATTTCCTTTGATGTATTGCATGAAGACACTATCAGTCAATCAGAATTTCTGTGGTTTGATGAAGGAACGTTAGTTACAAATAGGATATTCACACTAAACCTTACAGTTTGTGAAAGCTGTTTTTAAACAGAAAAGAAGAAAGTCATGCAATATCGGTGGAGGAATTAAAAGGATTTCTTAAATTTTCGTTAAATTTTCGACATCGATATTATTCGGTGTTCTACTTGTGTTTTGCATACAAGCTCTGTTTTGGAGCTGGGCCAGTGTTTGGAATGACATGGTAATTCAATTCTCTTCGAAACGTAACAGTGCAAGAATTATAGCTTGTAACTATGCAACGTACATGTGGAAAGTATATAACTGTCTGGGAGGGTTATAAACGATGGTATTCTTACGGATATCTAAGTGAAGGTGATGAAGctatttattattatatctttcaTTAACAATGGCTTAAGGTGTATTATGGAGGACTTTTCAGACGTTAGTCTACCTGGGTAACCTGGTACAGAGAATGTCGTAAGATGTTACTGCTTTGACAATGCTTGTCTTATTGTGGCGTACTTCTTTTTTAAGGGTCCCAATAATTCACATCAGTCAATATTAAAATAtgaaggttttttattttatttacaaaaatcttttaattctttaagccacatatatattattttataattaaaatcttTTGGATGTTGAGCAATTTATTATGgtataaaatttaatgaaatttaccaAACATAATATGTGGAGCACCATAGTATCGtgtgaagtaaaatttgtctatatctaaggaaagaaagagaaaaactaattctaagaaCGAAAAACAATCCTGTCAtgaaagaaaaatctgatgagttaaatttacaaataaaattagGCACTTCCTGCTgcttgatgaaatggaagcaattaaagaagaaatgcaTAGTGATTTTATCAAAATTTGTATATGAATCAGAGAAGGATGTAGGTAGAAAAGTTCCGAAACAAGATCAGGGAAAGTTATCAGAGaacaccaaaaatctaataaagaagagATTGGAAATGAAGGTCCAATCCCAGAGAAATGAATTATAAGTAGCAGAACTATCCAAGGcactaaacaaactaaaatcccaagGCCTTCGTGaacacaattagaccaaaatttaggaaacactaaagacAGGTAGAAGCATTACGTTAATaagagaagacttggaaaagggtgccaacagatatttgttttaaagggTGAAAAGGAAACTGTTATCAGTAAAAGAGATGGGGTGATGAAAGATACAGAGGATTTCTGTACAACGCTATACaataactatataaaaaataaaattgcaaattcTGAAATTCCTTAGCCGGTAACAAAAGTTATATtagaagtatacatacatacatacatacatacatacatacatacatacatacttatataaagcgtgaatatgcacatatctatatttttccttattcaaaGTGTATGCAGCCAACGTGGGCACGCTCCCGATTTTTACATGTTTTGTTTAACTCTTGGTGGTGATACCTCCTACTGCAAACCCGCCCATCAACCTTTAAATTGATACTAGCTTCTGCTGGAGTTAAGAACAGGAGCTAATAACCCGAACTCTTAAGTACATTTTGGGAACCTTAAAGGTTGCATCATTTTGGCATCTTGTCCTCTAAAGCTGATAaaggtgtatgatatatatatatatatatatatatatatatatatatatatatatatatatatatatatatatatatatatatagatgtagatatagatatatgtatatacagtatatatatatatatatatatatatatatatatatatatatatatatatatatatatatatatatataattaaacttttaTGTTTTTGTGaactaaatatgttttttttaactAAACATTTTTGGCTGTAACGAGGTGAAAATGTTAATACCAAGGACAACGTTGTTTCAATTTAACCGTTTCgtgaacccttttttttttcttttctttttttaagcaaATATACAGTACGGTTCTGTTTTGATTTGAACAGGATTGTGCTGTGATACCTAGTCCATCTTAATTTCTGTTCCTGTGTGTATTATTGCTCTTTTATCTTCATTTTCAGTTACAGGAATAATCGATTCATTCTTAAATTTTGTAAACAGGTTAagtaatatttaaatgtttttaagaCTTGTTACCAACATTTACCTAAGCGTTATATATAGACTATTTTAAAAGTTTAGTTCCAAATACATTTGTAATGAAAAATTTCATTAAGTATTTTTTAGGTCAATCATACCTTAAgtctcattaaaatttatttttacaaaaatactttatttatacaACAATAAACTATAAAGCATTCTGATCGTAGACAGAAAGCCTTTGAAGGGCATAAGGAATAAATGAGAATTGTAGGATTGTTGAGGTTATTGTCCTGCTGATAGGGTGGTAGACTTTTTTAACTTAGAATGGAGCTCCATAGGATTCAGAGGGAGGACCATATGCATCGCTTGGAGCAGATGGTGCGCCATAGCCGTTGCTTGGTGCAGATGGTGCGCCATAGCCGTTGCTTGGTGCAGATGGTGCACCATTTCCATTAGAACCATAACCATTGCCATTACCATTTCCATTACCgttcttctttccattctttctaccGTTGCCATTACCGTTCTTCTTGCCATTTCCATTTGAACCATAACCATTGTTTCCATTACCGTTACCGTTTCCATTTGAACCATATCCGTTGTTGCCATTGCCGTTGCCATTGCTCTTTCCATAACCATAAGGCTGGACTCCGATGAGTTCGTTGACAGAGTAGAAGTCTTCAGCATCAGCGCAGTCGAAGTTGAACCACCAATCACAGACGAGGTACTGTTGGTTGAAAATGGTtccgttggggcagaggaaggagTCCTGCTGGCGGCGTCCATTGGGTCTGtcctggcagatgtggaagacctggcagccAGCTTCAGCGTCAGTGTCGGCGTAATATCCAGGGACATTCTGGCGTTGCAGTCGAATCCGGTGCCAGGGACAGAGGCCAAGATAGGGTAGTCCTCTCCAGGGACACCACCTCCAGGGATGTTCTCAGCCAGGGCAGCAATGGCAGGATCTACTCCATAGGCGTTTTTGGGAGGACCATAGGCACTGCTTGGCGGGGGTCCATAGCCGTTGGAAGGAGGACGCTGATCAGCAGCTGCCAAGCTGAGAAGAGCTGGAATAAGAATCACGattctttatttgttttgttttttccttttagagataaataatttattttattattatgttgtATCTGTTTTTTTTAGGTATAAAGTGCTCAAGCAGTGTTAATATGTTTGTTCTAAGCCAAAATACATCAAAATCTGAAGATTATTAGCAAAATACATATAAATTCCACACTCTGTTAACTGAAATGCTCTTAAGTAGCTGCAATAATGGTAGTTACAATGAATAATACCGCTAGTAAATAATTTGATACATATTTtgccaaaaaaatattttatgacttACCCAAACTGCGAGACCTTTCATTGTTTCTTTGCTGGACAAGAGGAAGAACTTATTCTTAGAAAAGAATCAGATGATCTTGTGATGGTTTGACTGCAGGCTTGGTTTATATACCCCAGTCGTGTATGACGTATCCCCAGTGTTCTTAGCGCCTCCTCTACGACCTTGCTGGTCGTGTCCAAAATGAGATTGGGCCTCACGTGACCACTGCCATCGAGTTGTTACACATTTTATGTTAATGCTGAACATTAGAATCATAAGTCTTTTGTTTCGATTTTACGAAACTATGGATATAAATGTAATATTAATTACTTTTAGTGatctttttaaaattttgattacaaactctctctctctctctctctcctctctcctctctctctctctctctctctctctctctctctctctctctctctctctctctctcagtgtagttTAGTAACATGAGacgttttagaaatatattttttatttctgttcGGTTTATTCGCTCTAAGTGTTATTCTGTTTTGGCTATGTTATGCACAAATCTGTATTTCTATTTTGAAATGTTAGTCCGAAATGTTGAAACAATTATCTACGTTTATTTTGCAACTTAAATacaaaatgataatttttactgttatttgtTTAGTGATAGTGGATATCTGCTTTTCCAAGTTGAACCTGTTTCTGTTTTTAATAGAAatgccttattttttttattttttaccatatacTTAGAGTACTTTGATGATTGTTCATCTCCGAAAGGTCGTCTTGTAGATTCTTATGAATCTTGAAAAATATCTGATATGTCATCATCGCAAATGACAATACATTTCACTGCTTTCTTTCCGTTTGTTTTTCCAGAATGATGTAAAAAGGCAGTAAATTAAATTAACTGCTCCGAATAGGCACCGAGATAATAGATAAAACGGAATACAGTAATTTTTCGATAATTGTTTAGATTAGAAAGGAGTCAAATAAGTAGCAAGGAAGTGCGGTTGCTTATAATGGAAAAGTTATAGGAAGGCAGTTTGGCGAAGGGGTTCAGAATATTTCCTGTCGAACTCAAAATAATTTGCACATTCTCCCCCTCTTTGGAAAGAACCTAATCATGTTATCCAGAAAAGAAAAGTAAGCTTTTAAATGCCAGAAACTAACCCTCGTATTTTTGTTTATTGTAATCTGGTCATTTACTGTATTtatgtaacaataacaacaacgacaaatgctgccgtttcttgtTCACTGCAGGTTAAAGCTcccagacatgcccttattcatggctggggtttggacAGTATCCAAAACCACACtgtccaatgcggattggtgatggtgggagacttttgtctgttcAGTCACACCAacaaacttagtatgggtggcccttactagtacggcttagctgatcatggcgttacacaaaccctttcaccacgttaaggtatccctcgTCAGAAagatatagtttatgtataaactgagtaatatgtatatatatatatatatatatatatatatatatatatatatatgtgtgtgtgtgtgtgtgtgtgtgtgtgtgtatatatatatatatatatatatatatatatatatatataatatatatatatatatatatatatatatatatatatatatatatatatatatatatgttctatttcttgtatgtaggtatgtgttgtatgtcaaggtaaatgaactctataatcataagaattccacaaaaatctataactcagaatgttgttgtagcaagattgcattttgatagggagggagtttagttgcctttgtgtgctcaagtagacaaggctctcgtacgtgagagagtgatagctgtgtacagtatagtgtgtaCTTATGAACCTTTTTGTTATAAAGAGAAGAatacccatattccgacgtctcattatccatctacatgggacatattggtgtcaggtgtaaaaatacgtctgtttgtgtatgctgtgagcaaagttgttctttgagctggtagaataaaagttcaagatgcctagatacgtgagaactaacgtagcagacactgctactgcgggagatgaaaatgGAGGAGCAGTGTATAGCGTTGCCAATGAAGAACGTAGACAGAAaatagaacgcaagaattggaaaataaattagaaaattcttagaagattcttggttgaacgagaagacgACCggtgcgcaaccacagcatatccgacgtacataaacaaagttcaaacgcacacaagtgaaagtacacatgcacagccgagtgaagatacgcaaatcgtagtttgaaagttgccagaactccaggcaagtgttaggccttttgatggtcaacggcctaacgaagggtttcaatcgattgaagtgtttttgagagactttgaagtagccacatttgggtggtcggaaagagaaaaagctattcaagtatttAGATTGCTGAAAGAGGTTCTGGCAATGGAGGTAGTGTGTTGGCCACaaggacagtttaagaagttatactgaaataaaactatgtttaattgagaagtatgccttgcctaatGCGAGAAAAggtgacataaaagaaaatta
Coding sequences within:
- the LOC137620573 gene encoding pro-resilin-like, whose amino-acid sequence is MKGLAVFALLSLAAADQRPPSNGYGPPPSSAYGPPKNAYGVDPAIAALAENIPGGGIPGEDYPILASVPDTGFDCNAQNVPGYYADTDAEAGCQVFHICQDRPNGRRQQDSFLCPNGTIFNQQYLVCDWWFNFDCADAEDFYSVNELIGVQPYGYGKSNGNGNGNNGYGSNGNGNGNGNNGYGSNGNGKKNGNGNGRKNGKKNGNGNGNGNGYGSNGNGAPSAPSNGYGAPSAPSNGYGAPSAPSDAYGPPSESYGAPF